From ANME-2 cluster archaeon, one genomic window encodes:
- the sucD gene encoding succinate--CoA ligase subunit alpha yields MSILVDKDTRLVVQGITGHVGTFETRLMLQAGTRVVAGVTPGKGGQTVEGLPVFNTMQEVVDTTGANTSIIFVPPAHAASAIQEAVGSGVGLVVCITEGIPVKDMVQVFGSLEGTGVRLVGPNCPGITTPGQARVGIMPDSIFLPGSVGVVSRSGTLTYEVVDALSNHGVGQSTCVGIGGDPLIGTTFIDALELFEQDPQTRAMVLIGEIGGTAEQEAAEYIKEHVTKPVVGYVVGVSAPPGKTMGHAGAIISGGGGTAKEKIQALEGAGVAVVDSPGNVAVKIKELI; encoded by the coding sequence ATGAGCATACTGGTTGACAAGGACACCCGGCTGGTGGTGCAGGGTATCACCGGGCATGTAGGCACATTCGAGACCAGGCTCATGCTACAGGCCGGTACCCGCGTGGTGGCAGGGGTGACCCCGGGCAAGGGCGGCCAGACAGTGGAGGGCCTGCCTGTCTTCAATACCATGCAGGAGGTTGTGGATACCACTGGTGCCAACACGTCCATCATTTTCGTACCCCCGGCACACGCGGCCAGTGCTATACAGGAGGCTGTGGGTTCGGGTGTTGGACTGGTTGTGTGCATAACCGAGGGCATTCCGGTAAAGGACATGGTACAGGTATTCGGTAGCCTGGAAGGCACGGGTGTGAGATTGGTGGGACCCAACTGTCCCGGCATCACCACACCAGGCCAGGCACGGGTGGGCATCATGCCTGACTCGATATTTTTACCAGGCAGCGTGGGTGTAGTCTCCCGTAGCGGCACCCTGACCTACGAGGTAGTGGATGCGCTGAGCAATCATGGTGTGGGTCAATCCACCTGCGTGGGTATCGGTGGTGACCCGCTCATCGGCACCACGTTCATAGATGCGCTTGAACTGTTCGAACAGGACCCCCAGACCAGGGCCATGGTGCTGATAGGTGAGATCGGGGGCACGGCCGAGCAGGAGGCAGCTGAATACATAAAGGAGCATGTGACCAAGCCCGTGGTAGGGTATGTGGTGGGTGTGAGCGCGCCACCGGGCAAGACCATGGGCCATGCCGGGGCCATTATCAGCGGGGGCGGCGGGACCGCTAAGGAGAAGAT